The following are encoded together in the Streptococcus oralis genome:
- a CDS encoding TVP38/TMEM64 family protein, translating to MSQDKQLKAVSPLLQQVINISSIVGGVGTLIFCIWAYQAGVLQSKETLSAFIQQAGVWGPPLFIFLQILQTVVPIIPGALTSVAGVFIYGHIIGTIYNYIGIVIGCAIIFYLVRLYGAAFVQSVVSKRTYDKYIGWLDKGNRFDRFFIFMMIWPVSPADFLCMLAALTKMTFKRYMIIIILTKPFTLVVYTYGLTYIIDFFWQMF from the coding sequence ATGTCACAGGATAAGCAATTGAAAGCTGTTTCTCCCCTTCTACAGCAAGTCATCAATATCTCATCTATCGTCGGGGGAGTCGGCACCTTGATTTTCTGTATTTGGGCCTATCAGGCGGGTGTTTTACAGTCCAAGGAAACCCTATCGGCCTTTATCCAGCAAGCTGGGGTTTGGGGGCCACCACTCTTTATCTTTTTACAGATTCTACAAACCGTTGTTCCGATTATTCCGGGAGCTTTGACCTCAGTGGCTGGGGTCTTTATTTACGGCCACATCATTGGGACTATCTATAACTATATCGGCATCGTGATTGGCTGTGCCATTATCTTTTACCTCGTGCGCCTCTACGGAGCCGCCTTTGTCCAGTCAGTCGTCAGCAAGCGCACCTATGACAAATACATCGGCTGGCTTGATAAGGGCAATCGCTTCGATCGTTTCTTTATCTTTATGATGATTTGGCCAGTTAGCCCCGCTGACTTTCTCTGCATGCTGGCTGCCCTCACCAAGATGACCTTCAAGCGCTATATGATTATCATCATTTTGACCAAGCCCTTTACCCTAGTGGTTTATACTTATGGCTTGACCTATATTATTGATTTCTTCTGGCAGATGTTTTAA
- the scrK gene encoding fructokinase ScrK has translation MTKLYGSLEAGGTKFVCAVGDENFNVVEKTQFPTTTPIETIDKTIEFFSKFDNLAGLAVGSFGPIDIDKNSKTYGFITTTPKPHWANVDLLGALRRALNVPMYFTTDVNSSAYGEVVARNNAGGRIENLVYYTIGTGIGAGVIQRGEFIGGVGHPEMGHYYVAKHPMDVEKEFNGVCPFHKGCLEGFAAGPSLEARTGVRGENIELNSSVWDVQAYYIAQAAVNATVTFRPDVIVFGGGVMAQQHMLDRVREKFTALLNGYLPVPDVRDYIVTPAVAGNGSATLGNFVLAKSVAK, from the coding sequence ATGACAAAATTATATGGAAGCTTAGAAGCGGGCGGTACAAAGTTTGTCTGTGCTGTCGGTGATGAAAACTTTAATGTTGTGGAAAAAACACAATTTCCAACAACAACTCCTATCGAGACTATCGATAAAACCATCGAGTTCTTTTCAAAATTCGATAATCTTGCTGGTCTTGCTGTCGGTTCATTTGGTCCGATCGATATCGACAAAAACTCAAAAACCTATGGCTTTATCACAACGACTCCAAAACCTCACTGGGCAAATGTAGACCTACTTGGGGCTCTCCGTCGTGCCCTCAACGTACCCATGTATTTCACCACAGACGTAAATAGCTCTGCCTATGGTGAAGTAGTTGCTCGTAACAATGCTGGTGGCCGTATCGAAAACTTGGTTTACTACACGATCGGTACAGGGATCGGTGCAGGTGTTATCCAACGTGGTGAGTTTATCGGTGGTGTCGGTCACCCTGAGATGGGTCACTACTATGTGGCTAAACACCCAATGGATGTAGAAAAAGAATTTAACGGCGTCTGTCCTTTCCATAAGGGTTGTTTGGAAGGCTTTGCGGCTGGACCAAGTCTAGAAGCTCGTACAGGTGTTCGTGGCGAAAACATCGAACTCAACAGCTCTGTCTGGGATGTTCAAGCCTACTATATCGCTCAGGCTGCGGTCAATGCTACTGTGACTTTCCGTCCAGATGTGATCGTCTTTGGTGGTGGGGTTATGGCCCAACAACACATGCTGGACCGTGTGCGTGAGAAATTCACTGCTCTTCTCAATGGCTACCTACCAGTACCAGATGTGCGTGACTATATCGTGACTCCAGCAGTCGCAGGCAATGGCTCCGCAACACTTGGGAACTTTGTCCTCGCTAAAAGCGTCGCAAAATAA